The following are encoded together in the Thermococcus sp. EP1 genome:
- a CDS encoding MATE family efflux transporter has translation MDGEKLQAMRQEIVEGNIERTMLKLAYPLIINNMVQVLYNLTDTFWLGRLGTEELSAPGTSWPLVWFFMSIGMGFTTAGFAFVSQYVGAKDYEKANRAAGALYSLMMIFSAFVAIFGLIIAPFALKFMKVTPEVYPYALSYIRIIFIGIPFSFTLFAFNFLLRAVGDTKTPVKINMFTVFLNIILDPLLIFGWLGFPKLGVIGAAVATMFSNSVGSLIGGYLLFRGKVGIHLTLENLKPEWSFYERIFRVGLPSSVGFSTDAFGFVVLTRIIYIYGTVAFATYTIGNRLTNFMFAIANGISQAMGTMVGQNVGAEKYERAKKIAERAMLTNLVVLGIGTIIVVVFRAQIFGFFIKDERVLNESVKFVRYFAFSLPFFGIFAAVSNVFQSSGHTKKSMILGMLRLWMLRIPLAYSLGKFTADTIGVWLGMGLSNVLAAVIGFLWFLRGSWMRRIIDH, from the coding sequence TTGGATGGGGAGAAACTCCAAGCAATGCGACAAGAAATCGTAGAGGGAAACATAGAGAGAACTATGCTTAAGTTAGCTTATCCATTGATTATTAATAACATGGTCCAAGTTCTTTACAACTTAACTGATACGTTTTGGCTTGGCAGGCTTGGTACAGAGGAACTTTCTGCCCCAGGAACTTCTTGGCCTCTTGTATGGTTCTTCATGAGCATTGGAATGGGATTTACAACTGCTGGATTTGCCTTTGTAAGCCAGTATGTTGGGGCAAAAGATTATGAAAAAGCTAATCGAGCTGCTGGTGCTTTATATTCACTTATGATGATATTCTCAGCGTTTGTAGCCATATTTGGTTTAATTATAGCGCCTTTTGCACTCAAGTTTATGAAGGTTACACCAGAAGTTTACCCCTATGCTCTTAGTTATATTAGAATAATTTTTATTGGAATACCTTTCTCGTTTACATTATTCGCCTTCAACTTCCTCTTAAGAGCAGTTGGAGATACAAAAACACCAGTAAAAATTAACATGTTTACGGTTTTCCTTAATATTATTCTTGATCCTCTCCTTATCTTCGGATGGCTGGGATTTCCGAAGTTGGGGGTTATAGGTGCTGCTGTTGCTACGATGTTCTCAAATAGTGTTGGTTCATTAATTGGAGGATATTTACTCTTCAGGGGGAAGGTAGGGATACATTTGACCCTTGAGAACCTTAAGCCTGAATGGAGCTTTTATGAACGCATTTTTAGAGTCGGTTTGCCTTCAAGTGTAGGCTTTTCTACAGATGCTTTTGGATTTGTAGTCCTTACGAGGATAATTTACATCTACGGAACTGTTGCCTTTGCTACATATACAATAGGAAACAGACTTACGAATTTTATGTTCGCTATAGCGAATGGAATAAGCCAAGCAATGGGAACCATGGTAGGACAGAACGTTGGCGCTGAGAAATATGAGAGGGCAAAGAAGATTGCTGAGAGAGCCATGCTTACCAATTTAGTCGTACTGGGAATTGGAACGATAATAGTAGTTGTATTTAGAGCCCAGATATTTGGCTTCTTTATTAAAGATGAGAGAGTGTTAAATGAGAGTGTTAAATTTGTGAGGTATTTTGCATTCTCTTTGCCATTTTTTGGAATTTTTGCTGCCGTAAGTAATGTTTTCCAGAGCTCAGGGCATACAAAGAAGAGTATGATTTTAGGTATGTTAAGACTGTGGATGCTTAGAATACCTTTGGCCTACTCTCTTGGGAAGTTCACTGCAGATACAATAGGAGTATGGCTTGGAATGGGGTTAAGCAATGTGCTAGCTGCTGTAATTGGGTTTTTGTGGTTCTTGAGAGGTTCATGGATGAGAAGAATAATAGACCATTAA